In Rubrobacter radiotolerans DSM 5868, a genomic segment contains:
- a CDS encoding ArnT family glycosyltransferase produces MDGERATCEGSGWPFYLYLAGLLLLGVATVGEIGITWDEPNYFGSSYLYLSWFGGIFSDPSGWWTSIDRYWEQSHEAPPFFKLWAGVFALAGVAFVGTENLSALGDFYRMGSYALFLFAVWAGFRFVRREFGPAAAWGTALSMPLIPPLFGFARLGQLDGAVAALYLISTVALFSLITRERVSRRRIALTGLLVGAAFATKITVFPLLPCALVFAAIFNRRREVFLRLAACFAVGGAFFFAIWPWLWRDPLPRTLDFLFWAGGLQDERFTYYLGQLWAGAPFHYPLAALVVFVPLAVALFGLLGAWRLLRSAGSPASAWLLLNLGAVLAVAASGLTPVYGGPRQFLAAFALWAVFAGVGFGYAVARLRRRYAGRRLLPAALAVYAALALPGILWTGFENSLEYYGEVVGLAPGANALGFETTYLANTYKDAVGWVNANAPEGATVYVQAGTYPVVESYRRSGQLREDLRPAYLEPIASDRFTSDREPREDSYFLFLPRQSIYTNGMLALLEKEPLFREDLGGVTLTAVYSGEQVGETLDIQGRPEVRSVGWLNALFVALGITALVGWIALRSRRPDGKEHQKEDGEDQGVP; encoded by the coding sequence ATGGACGGCGAGCGAGCGACGTGCGAGGGGTCTGGCTGGCCGTTCTATCTCTACCTCGCGGGGCTCCTGCTTCTCGGGGTGGCGACGGTGGGTGAGATCGGTATCACCTGGGACGAGCCGAACTACTTCGGCTCCTCCTACCTCTACCTCTCTTGGTTCGGGGGGATCTTCTCGGACCCTTCGGGATGGTGGACCTCGATAGACCGCTACTGGGAGCAGAGCCACGAAGCGCCGCCGTTCTTCAAGCTCTGGGCGGGAGTGTTCGCACTTGCCGGGGTGGCGTTCGTCGGGACGGAGAACCTCTCCGCGCTCGGGGACTTCTACCGGATGGGCTCCTACGCGCTTTTTCTTTTTGCCGTGTGGGCGGGCTTTCGCTTCGTGCGCCGGGAGTTCGGTCCGGCGGCGGCGTGGGGGACGGCGCTGTCCATGCCCCTGATCCCGCCGCTCTTCGGCTTCGCCCGGCTCGGACAGCTCGACGGGGCGGTCGCTGCGCTCTACCTCATCTCAACTGTCGCGCTCTTCTCGCTCATCACGCGCGAGCGGGTCTCGCGACGGCGCATCGCGCTTACCGGCCTCCTCGTCGGAGCCGCCTTTGCAACAAAGATAACGGTCTTTCCGCTCCTTCCGTGCGCGCTCGTCTTTGCGGCGATCTTCAACCGGAGGCGAGAGGTCTTTTTGCGGCTCGCGGCGTGCTTCGCGGTCGGGGGGGCGTTTTTCTTTGCGATCTGGCCCTGGCTCTGGCGCGACCCGCTCCCGCGCACCCTCGACTTCCTTTTCTGGGCCGGTGGTCTTCAGGACGAGCGCTTCACCTACTACCTCGGCCAGCTCTGGGCGGGCGCGCCCTTTCACTACCCGCTTGCGGCTCTTGTCGTCTTTGTTCCGCTGGCAGTCGCGCTCTTCGGGCTTCTCGGGGCGTGGCGGCTTCTGAGATCCGCCGGGAGCCCCGCGAGCGCGTGGCTGCTCCTGAACCTCGGGGCCGTCCTCGCCGTTGCGGCCTCGGGTCTTACCCCGGTATACGGCGGTCCCCGTCAGTTCCTCGCCGCCTTCGCGCTCTGGGCCGTCTTTGCCGGGGTCGGCTTCGGCTATGCCGTCGCCCGCCTCCGGAGGCGGTACGCCGGGCGCAGGCTCCTCCCGGCCGCGCTAGCCGTCTACGCAGCCCTCGCGCTCCCGGGCATCCTCTGGACCGGGTTCGAGAACTCGCTTGAGTACTACGGCGAGGTGGTCGGGCTCGCTCCGGGGGCGAACGCCCTCGGGTTCGAGACGACGTACCTCGCGAACACCTACAAGGACGCCGTCGGGTGGGTCAACGCCAACGCCCCGGAGGGGGCGACGGTCTACGTGCAGGCCGGGACGTACCCGGTCGTCGAGAGCTACCGCCGCTCGGGTCAGCTACGCGAGGACCTCCGGCCCGCCTACCTGGAGCCCATAGCGAGCGACCGTTTCACCTCGGACAGGGAGCCGCGGGAGGACTCGTACTTTCTTTTCCTGCCGCGGCAGTCGATCTACACGAACGGGATGCTCGCCCTGCTCGAAAAGGAGCCGCTCTTCCGGGAGGACCTCGGCGGGGTGACTCTCACGGCGGTCTACTCCGGAGAGCAGGTCGGGGAGACGCTCGACATCCAAGGTCGCCCCGAAGTCCGCTCCGTCGGCTGGCTAAACGCCCTCTTCGTCGCGCTCGGGATAACGGCTCTTGTCGGGTGGATAGCCCTTCGTTCCCGAAGGCCGGACGGGAAGGAGCATCAGAAAGAAGACGGGGAAGATCAGGGCGTTCCGTAG
- a CDS encoding RNA polymerase sigma factor: MEYTGRYAASPALGGLRARLRELTLRRETLEDAELVERTLAGDTRSYEELVGRYERLVAKVLYPYARREISAEDLVQETFLRAYDRLETFNPDYRFKTWLLAIANNLGIDTLRRRKELVEFNGETHGETGGGPESEAVEAERRAGVREAMRSLPETYQVPLLLRYDEEMSYAEIAEVMGLTVPAVKSRLFRARNMVAGLLEGDAENDPEAAASA; this comes from the coding sequence ATGGAGTACACAGGTAGATACGCAGCGAGCCCGGCGCTCGGCGGTCTGAGGGCACGGCTGCGCGAGCTGACCCTCAGGCGGGAGACGCTTGAGGACGCAGAGCTCGTCGAGCGGACGCTCGCGGGCGACACGCGCTCCTACGAGGAGCTTGTCGGACGCTACGAGCGGCTTGTAGCGAAGGTGCTCTACCCGTACGCGCGGCGCGAGATCTCCGCCGAGGACCTTGTTCAGGAGACCTTTCTCAGGGCCTACGACCGGCTTGAGACCTTCAACCCCGACTACCGCTTCAAGACGTGGCTGCTCGCGATCGCGAACAACCTCGGGATAGACACCCTCAGGCGGCGCAAGGAGCTTGTCGAGTTCAACGGCGAGACGCACGGCGAGACGGGGGGCGGTCCCGAGAGCGAGGCCGTCGAGGCCGAACGCCGCGCCGGGGTGCGCGAGGCGATGAGGTCCCTGCCCGAGACCTATCAGGTCCCGCTCCTTCTGCGCTACGACGAGGAGATGAGCTACGCCGAGATCGCCGAGGTCATGGGCCTTACGGTCCCGGCGGTCAAGAGCCGCCTCTTCCGCGCCCGGAACATGGTCGCCGGGCTGCTCGAAGGGGACGCCGAGAATGACCCGGAGGCCGCCGCCTCGGCATGA
- a CDS encoding polymer-forming cytoskeletal protein, which translates to MTSAALRPSPVLAFLASFLAVLGATAFANPVPALADVLPARSGHERIFGTVTVEPGEAVPGASSKVGDVRVYGLVGGDAGAFVGSVALEGPVGGDVETAFGDVRVAAPVGGSARTGMGDVSVLAPVGGDVATAFGDIYVDGTVGGNVEVEHGDVTLGPNARIGGDVVCGNGLCDRHEGARISGNVMSGSMNGAGGGGFGEGGGTGSWLLSAALLCGASLLAAVIAPRALASSAAAAGSYPGWSLLLGLGSVVVAAVGGVLLTVSGIGIPLLLLLIPAYLVLVLFGVVVVSYLIGKKVAFLTGGYRQGAGFAAVVGAAVVSLTLLLPFGSLLLVLVGLFGAGAVLTAFFLRRTKRRVV; encoded by the coding sequence ATGACCTCCGCAGCGCTCCGGCCCTCGCCCGTGCTCGCCTTTCTCGCTTCCTTTCTTGCGGTACTGGGCGCAACGGCCTTCGCAAACCCGGTTCCTGCGCTGGCGGACGTGCTCCCGGCTCGCTCCGGGCACGAGCGGATCTTCGGGACCGTAACCGTGGAGCCCGGGGAGGCGGTCCCGGGGGCCTCTTCGAAGGTTGGGGACGTGCGGGTCTACGGTCTCGTCGGGGGCGATGCCGGGGCGTTTGTCGGGAGCGTGGCCCTAGAAGGTCCGGTCGGGGGCGACGTGGAGACGGCCTTCGGGGACGTGCGGGTAGCGGCCCCGGTCGGCGGGAGCGCGCGGACCGGGATGGGCGACGTGAGCGTCCTGGCTCCGGTCGGGGGCGACGTCGCCACGGCGTTCGGGGACATCTACGTCGACGGCACCGTCGGCGGCAACGTCGAGGTAGAGCACGGCGACGTAACGCTCGGGCCGAACGCCAGGATCGGCGGAGACGTGGTCTGCGGAAACGGGCTCTGCGATCGGCACGAGGGGGCCAGAATCTCTGGGAACGTCATGTCCGGCTCGATGAACGGCGCGGGCGGCGGGGGATTCGGTGAGGGAGGCGGTACGGGCTCGTGGCTGCTCTCGGCGGCGCTTCTGTGCGGGGCCTCGCTGCTTGCGGCGGTGATCGCCCCGCGCGCTCTCGCCTCCTCGGCGGCGGCTGCGGGGAGTTATCCGGGGTGGTCGCTGCTCTTGGGGCTCGGGAGCGTGGTCGTTGCGGCGGTCGGCGGGGTGCTGCTGACGGTCTCCGGGATCGGGATACCGCTCCTTCTCCTGCTCATCCCGGCTTATCTGGTGCTCGTTCTCTTCGGGGTCGTCGTCGTCTCCTATCTCATCGGCAAGAAGGTCGCCTTCCTGACGGGCGGCTACCGGCAGGGCGCGGGGTTCGCGGCGGTTGTCGGGGCGGCGGTGGTCTCGCTGACACTCCTCCTGCCGTTCGGAAGCCTTCTTCTTGTTCTTGTCGGCCTTTTCGGGGCCGGAGCTGTCCTGACGGCGTTCTTTCTGCGCCGGACCAAGCGAAGGGTCGTCTAG
- a CDS encoding GNAT family N-acetyltransferase, whose protein sequence is MEDPILLDLPDSFETDRLLIRSPLPGDGPELHAAVRESLVELEPWMDWTHHHGTPEGSEASVRQARAEYLKRREFRMHLYLKGTETLVGSSGLHRIDWSVPKVEIGYWLRTGYTGRGYATEAVRKIAAFALDTLGAKRVEIRCHPENAASLHVAERCAFSLEGRRRNEARLPNGTLHDSLVLTRLPQEPDARSG, encoded by the coding sequence ATGGAAGATCCGATCCTCCTCGACCTCCCGGACTCTTTCGAGACGGACCGGCTCCTTATCCGCTCGCCGCTCCCCGGCGACGGCCCGGAGCTTCACGCCGCCGTCCGGGAGTCCCTCGTCGAGCTTGAGCCGTGGATGGACTGGACACACCACCACGGGACACCCGAAGGCTCCGAGGCGAGCGTCCGGCAGGCGCGCGCCGAGTACCTGAAGCGCCGGGAGTTCCGGATGCACCTCTACCTGAAGGGTACCGAAACGCTTGTCGGGTCGAGCGGCCTCCACCGCATAGACTGGAGCGTCCCGAAGGTCGAGATCGGCTACTGGCTCCGCACCGGCTACACCGGGCGCGGCTACGCAACGGAGGCCGTCCGAAAGATAGCCGCCTTCGCCCTCGACACGCTCGGAGCGAAGCGGGTCGAGATCCGCTGCCACCCCGAAAACGCAGCGAGCCTCCACGTCGCCGAACGGTGCGCCTTCTCCCTCGAAGGCCGCCGCAGGAACGAGGCGCGCCTGCCGAACGGAACGCTTCACGACAGCCTTGTCCTCACCCGGCTCCCGCAAGAGCCGGACGCTCGCTCCGGCTAG
- a CDS encoding ABC transporter permease yields MAEATLASGTDAPRDTVRARPAGFLRDLFSVAARALRAIPREPESLIPALIVPIFFFAVNVGALSDISSFAGVSDFNAFQLPVAIVFAVTGVSRASSLVTDIQSGYFDRLLVSPVNRYSLLLGLMVADFVLVIALSIPVLVLGFILGVGFATGPLGVVAFLLIAGAWGLAFTGFPYAIALKTGNPAAVNSSFILFFPFAFLTTTFLPQEALSGWLATVADYNPVTYLLAGLRALISNGWTGDILPALLAVALVGLVSFSLAFSALRARVRRS; encoded by the coding sequence GTGGCCGAAGCAACGCTGGCGAGCGGGACGGATGCTCCCCGGGATACCGTTCGGGCACGACCGGCCGGGTTCCTCCGGGACCTTTTTAGCGTCGCTGCGAGGGCGCTCCGGGCGATACCCAGGGAGCCCGAGTCGCTCATACCGGCGCTTATAGTGCCGATCTTCTTTTTCGCCGTGAACGTCGGGGCGCTCTCCGACATCTCGTCCTTTGCGGGCGTGAGCGACTTCAACGCCTTCCAGCTTCCGGTCGCCATCGTCTTTGCCGTAACGGGCGTCTCGCGCGCCTCCTCGCTCGTTACGGACATCCAGTCCGGCTACTTCGACCGGCTGCTCGTCTCCCCGGTGAACCGCTACAGCCTGCTGCTCGGGCTCATGGTCGCCGACTTCGTCCTCGTCATTGCGCTCTCCATCCCGGTCCTTGTCCTCGGCTTCATCCTCGGGGTCGGCTTCGCGACCGGGCCCCTCGGCGTCGTCGCCTTTCTCCTTATCGCCGGGGCCTGGGGCCTCGCCTTTACCGGCTTCCCGTACGCGATCGCCCTGAAGACCGGCAACCCGGCGGCGGTCAACTCCTCGTTTATCCTGTTCTTCCCGTTCGCCTTCCTTACAACGACCTTCCTGCCGCAGGAGGCGCTCTCCGGCTGGCTCGCGACCGTCGCCGACTACAACCCCGTTACGTACCTGCTCGCGGGGCTCAGGGCCCTGATCTCCAACGGCTGGACCGGGGATATCCTTCCGGCCCTGCTCGCCGTCGCGCTCGTGGGCCTCGTCTCCTTCAGCCTCGCCTTCAGCGCGCTGCGCGCCCGCGTCAGGCGCTCGTGA
- a CDS encoding daunorubicin resistance protein DrrA family ABC transporter ATP-binding protein gives MNEAVRAKGLVKRFGANEAVAGVDLAVPEGEIYGFLGPNGAGKSTTVKMLVTLVAPTAGEATVAGHDIARSPGAVRLAIGVALQEAALDGKQTGVEILRLQGSLYGLRRKEMDRRLAELKELIDIGDALEERVESYSGGMKRRLDLAAALVHNPSVLFLDEPTTGLDPVSRASVWEEVRRLNRDLGMTIFLTTQYLEEADVLADRVGIIARGRIVAEGTPGELKRTVGRDLVVASVGGDAAKVANVLRKIETVERVEAHDGEITVAAADGPRVVGDVAVALREAGVRVERLTLRTPTLDDVFLEVTGNRMDYEEEAS, from the coding sequence ATGAACGAGGCGGTCCGGGCGAAAGGGCTCGTCAAGAGGTTCGGAGCGAACGAGGCCGTCGCCGGAGTGGACCTCGCCGTTCCGGAGGGTGAGATCTACGGCTTCCTCGGGCCGAACGGCGCCGGAAAGTCAACGACGGTCAAGATGCTCGTTACCCTGGTCGCCCCGACCGCCGGAGAGGCGACCGTCGCCGGACACGACATCGCGAGGTCCCCGGGAGCCGTGCGGCTCGCGATCGGGGTCGCCCTCCAGGAAGCCGCCCTCGACGGCAAGCAGACCGGGGTGGAGATCCTCCGCCTCCAGGGGAGCCTCTACGGTCTCAGAAGAAAGGAGATGGACCGGCGTCTTGCCGAGCTGAAGGAGCTCATAGACATCGGAGACGCGCTGGAAGAGCGCGTCGAGAGCTACTCCGGCGGGATGAAGCGCAGGCTCGACCTCGCCGCCGCGCTCGTCCACAACCCGAGCGTCCTCTTTCTCGACGAACCCACGACCGGCCTCGACCCGGTGAGCCGCGCGAGCGTCTGGGAGGAGGTCCGCAGGCTCAACCGCGACCTCGGGATGACGATCTTCCTGACGACCCAGTACCTGGAGGAAGCGGACGTGCTCGCAGATAGGGTTGGCATTATCGCGCGGGGCAGGATCGTCGCCGAGGGCACGCCCGGCGAACTGAAGCGCACCGTAGGGCGCGACCTCGTCGTTGCCAGCGTGGGGGGCGACGCCGCAAAGGTCGCGAACGTCCTCAGAAAAATAGAGACCGTCGAGCGCGTCGAGGCGCACGACGGAGAGATCACCGTCGCCGCCGCCGACGGCCCGCGCGTGGTCGGGGACGTCGCCGTCGCGCTGCGCGAGGCCGGGGTGCGCGTAGAGCGGCTCACCCTTAGAACCCCGACCCTGGACGACGTGTTCCTTGAGGTTACGGGCAACAGGATGGACTACGAAGAGGAGGCGAGCTAG
- a CDS encoding MarR family winged helix-turn-helix transcriptional regulator — protein sequence MKGERTSGGPSGLAYAMRDHSAAVMRLMASLAKRMGLEVSELAALEHVQSGGPMTLGRLARRLSMSAGAVTTLVDRLQAKGYVERRPNPDDRRSSLVAERDGGVEETLRHLGPFIREMREIEARFTEEEREVVLRYLRAVTEATHRHATQGSDPPEGLAIIRESS from the coding sequence GTGAAGGGCGAGCGGACGTCCGGCGGTCCGTCGGGGCTTGCGTATGCGATGCGCGATCACTCGGCGGCGGTGATGCGTCTTATGGCGTCGCTTGCGAAGCGGATGGGGCTTGAGGTCTCGGAGCTTGCGGCGCTGGAGCACGTGCAGAGCGGCGGGCCGATGACGCTCGGGCGGCTTGCGAGAAGGCTCTCTATGAGCGCGGGGGCCGTGACGACGCTCGTGGACCGGCTGCAGGCGAAGGGCTACGTCGAGCGGCGGCCGAACCCGGACGACCGGAGGAGCTCGCTCGTAGCCGAGCGGGACGGCGGGGTGGAGGAGACGCTCAGGCACCTCGGGCCGTTTATCCGGGAGATGCGGGAGATCGAGGCCCGCTTCACGGAGGAGGAGCGAGAGGTGGTGCTCCGCTACCTAAGGGCCGTTACGGAGGCCACCCACCGGCACGCAACGCAGGGGAGCGACCCGCCGGAGGGTCTGGCAATCATCCGGGAGAGTAGCTAG
- a CDS encoding peptide ABC transporter substrate-binding protein translates to MTRARVPEDLFRSEKAKASGLSRRDFLKVGGVGLAGVSMLGMTGCGNVFGGGGGEGGGGNGGGGGGAGVLDWNSVADIPDMDPSTSTDAASGDLLNNIYDTLYALDEELVPQPSLAESYEESDDGLTYTFTLRDGIVWSNGDPVTAENFRYSWLRAMNPDTASQYSFIIADYVEGGQEFSAGEGSEEDVGIEAPDERTLVVNLSRPTPYFLSLTAFKTYLPLNQAFVEEQGDNFAQGPDSMIYCGPYVLTEFNPTNGARLEKNPDYWDADNVTIETVNVEIINDQNTALNLYESDGLDLVELSGENAQRIEDNPERFEYTEFASWYLTYNYEDEAMANENIRRAISQGVDKQALTDQILRSGAVPATGLVPLEMAGVTPEEPFRDLAGDAALEFNADEARQAWEAGVEELGSAPTLRLLSQDSTAARDLATFLQSQLRENLGAEVEIDVQPFESFLDRIEQLDYQFVNQGWIADYNDPSSFLDLFLSDSPFNRSGYSNERYDELVLGTRETNDNQARMDAFVEAERILLQEDVAIGVLYFDGRTGLVKPNVEPAFPPFGGVHFKDWTLDEQA, encoded by the coding sequence TTGACGAGAGCGAGGGTGCCGGAGGACCTTTTCCGGTCCGAGAAGGCGAAGGCCAGCGGACTGTCGCGGCGCGACTTCCTGAAGGTCGGCGGGGTAGGGCTCGCCGGAGTCTCCATGCTGGGCATGACCGGCTGCGGCAACGTCTTTGGCGGCGGTGGCGGCGAGGGCGGCGGTGGCAACGGCGGCGGTGGCGGCGGTGCGGGAGTCCTTGACTGGAACTCTGTCGCGGACATCCCGGACATGGACCCGTCCACCTCGACGGACGCCGCTTCGGGCGACCTTTTGAACAACATCTACGACACGCTCTACGCGCTCGACGAGGAGCTCGTTCCGCAGCCCTCGCTCGCCGAGAGCTACGAGGAGTCCGACGACGGGCTCACGTACACGTTCACCCTTCGGGACGGGATCGTCTGGTCGAACGGCGACCCGGTGACGGCCGAGAACTTCCGCTACTCGTGGCTGCGGGCAATGAACCCGGACACGGCGAGCCAGTACTCGTTTATTATCGCCGACTACGTAGAGGGCGGGCAGGAGTTCAGCGCCGGCGAGGGCTCGGAGGAGGACGTCGGGATAGAGGCCCCGGACGAGCGGACGCTCGTCGTGAACCTGAGCCGCCCGACCCCGTACTTCCTGAGCCTTACGGCGTTCAAGACCTACCTCCCGCTCAACCAAGCGTTCGTCGAGGAGCAGGGCGACAACTTCGCGCAGGGACCGGACTCCATGATCTACTGCGGACCCTACGTCCTTACGGAGTTCAACCCGACGAACGGTGCGCGCCTGGAGAAGAACCCCGACTACTGGGACGCCGACAACGTAACGATCGAGACGGTGAACGTCGAGATCATCAACGACCAGAACACCGCGCTCAACCTCTACGAGTCCGACGGACTGGACCTTGTCGAGCTCTCTGGCGAGAACGCCCAGCGCATCGAGGACAACCCCGAGCGCTTCGAGTACACCGAGTTCGCCTCCTGGTACCTCACCTACAACTACGAGGACGAGGCGATGGCGAACGAGAACATCCGGCGCGCGATAAGCCAGGGTGTGGACAAGCAGGCGCTCACCGACCAGATCCTCCGCTCCGGAGCGGTCCCGGCCACGGGGCTCGTGCCGCTTGAGATGGCGGGGGTTACCCCCGAGGAGCCGTTCCGCGACCTTGCCGGAGACGCCGCGCTTGAGTTCAACGCCGACGAGGCGCGCCAGGCGTGGGAGGCGGGCGTCGAGGAGCTCGGGAGCGCCCCGACCCTGAGGCTCCTCAGCCAGGACTCGACCGCCGCAAGAGACCTCGCCACGTTCCTTCAGTCGCAGCTCCGGGAGAACCTCGGGGCCGAGGTCGAGATAGACGTCCAGCCCTTCGAGTCGTTTCTCGACCGGATCGAGCAGCTCGACTACCAGTTCGTGAACCAGGGGTGGATCGCCGACTACAACGACCCCTCCTCGTTCCTCGACCTCTTCCTCTCCGACAGCCCGTTCAACAGGTCGGGATACTCCAACGAGCGCTACGACGAGCTCGTCCTCGGGACGCGCGAGACAAACGACAACCAGGCCCGCATGGACGCCTTCGTCGAGGCCGAGCGGATACTCCTGCAGGAGGACGTCGCCATCGGCGTCCTCTACTTCGACGGTCGCACCGGGCTTGTGAAGCCGAACGTCGAGCCCGCCTTCCCACCCTTCGGCGGCGTCCACTTCAAGGACTGGACCCTCGACGAGCAGGCCTAG
- a CDS encoding ABC transporter permease yields the protein MVRYLVRRIVIMVIVLFIITTATWILMRLLPGTPFNDDRLTDQQLAIMQAKYGLDGPLWQQYLTYMGNLLQGDLGTSFSYGNRSATTILLERLPVSAFLGAQALVIGVVLGMIVGAVSALRQNTLWDRFGTVFILLGIAVPSFVLAPILQYVFGVRLGIFPIALFNSWWHSVLPSIVLGLGVAATIARFTRTEMLEVVNQDYVTLARSKGLGRVSVVWRHILRNSLIPLVTIIVPLAVALLTGTLIVEEIFAIPGLGQEFVRSVQTNDYTMIMATTILFSVFFVISYLVQDILYAIVDPRIRVAGTEE from the coding sequence TTGGTACGTTATCTGGTCCGGCGCATCGTGATCATGGTGATTGTGTTGTTTATTATCACGACCGCGACCTGGATCCTCATGCGCCTGCTTCCGGGGACGCCGTTCAACGACGACCGGCTCACCGACCAGCAGCTTGCGATCATGCAGGCCAAGTACGGCCTCGACGGGCCGCTCTGGCAGCAGTACCTGACGTATATGGGGAACCTCCTTCAGGGCGACCTCGGGACCTCCTTCTCCTACGGCAACCGCAGCGCAACGACGATCCTTCTTGAGAGACTTCCGGTTTCGGCGTTTCTCGGGGCGCAGGCGCTTGTAATCGGGGTGGTGCTCGGGATGATCGTCGGAGCCGTCTCGGCGCTGCGGCAGAACACCCTCTGGGACCGCTTCGGGACGGTCTTCATCCTGCTTGGCATCGCCGTCCCGAGCTTCGTGCTCGCCCCGATCTTGCAGTACGTCTTCGGGGTGCGGCTCGGGATCTTCCCGATAGCGCTCTTCAATAGCTGGTGGCACTCGGTGCTGCCCTCGATCGTGCTCGGGCTCGGCGTGGCGGCGACGATCGCCCGTTTCACCCGCACCGAGATGCTTGAGGTGGTCAACCAGGACTACGTGACGCTTGCGCGGTCGAAGGGGCTGGGCCGGGTCTCGGTGGTCTGGCGGCACATCCTGAGGAACTCGCTTATCCCGCTCGTTACGATCATCGTGCCGCTCGCCGTTGCGCTGCTTACGGGGACGCTGATCGTCGAGGAGATCTTCGCTATCCCCGGCCTCGGACAGGAGTTTGTCCGCTCCGTTCAGACAAACGACTACACGATGATCATGGCGACCACGATCCTCTTCAGCGTCTTCTTCGTGATCTCCTACCTGGTGCAGGATATCCTCTATGCCATCGTGGACCCGAGAATACGCGTCGCCGGGACGGAGGAGTAG
- a CDS encoding ABC transporter permease, with protein METGKKLTTLTPDLFEPAPKADDAAERIGGEPIGFWKDAWGRLKKNKAAIASLCIIVFLIFMAFVGPLLTPYTSFGQDLGRALQPPSSEFWFGTDSFGRSMFDRVWEGTRVSLYIAFVATAIDIGIGMFYGAISAYYGGRVDNVMQRIVEVLNGIPQLVVVILLLTVFPAGIFTIALAISMVAWTGTARLIRGQVLRLKNQEFFLASRTLGASSSRLILKHLIPNVLYIVIVTLMFTVPSAIFFEAFLSFIGLGIQVPNASLGSLMNDGAEFLRYEPYLIFIPAVVLALLLLCFTLLGDGLRDALDPRMRR; from the coding sequence ATGGAGACCGGAAAGAAGCTCACGACGCTCACCCCCGACCTCTTCGAGCCCGCCCCGAAGGCCGACGACGCGGCCGAACGCATCGGCGGCGAGCCGATAGGCTTCTGGAAGGATGCCTGGGGGAGACTCAAGAAAAACAAGGCCGCCATAGCCTCCCTGTGCATTATCGTGTTCCTGATCTTCATGGCCTTTGTCGGGCCGCTCCTGACGCCATACACCTCCTTCGGGCAGGACCTCGGGCGGGCGCTTCAGCCGCCGAGCAGCGAGTTCTGGTTCGGCACCGACAGCTTCGGGCGCAGCATGTTCGACCGGGTGTGGGAGGGGACGCGCGTCTCGCTGTACATCGCCTTCGTCGCAACCGCGATAGACATCGGGATCGGGATGTTCTACGGGGCGATCTCGGCGTACTACGGCGGGAGGGTGGACAACGTAATGCAGCGCATCGTCGAGGTCTTGAACGGCATCCCGCAACTCGTCGTAGTGATCCTGCTCCTGACCGTCTTCCCGGCCGGGATCTTCACGATCGCGCTTGCGATCTCGATGGTCGCGTGGACGGGGACGGCGCGCCTGATCCGCGGGCAGGTGCTCCGGCTAAAGAACCAGGAGTTCTTTCTTGCGTCGAGGACGCTCGGGGCTTCTAGCAGCCGGCTCATTCTCAAGCACCTGATCCCGAACGTCCTGTACATCGTTATCGTGACGCTCATGTTCACGGTGCCGTCGGCGATCTTCTTTGAAGCCTTCCTGAGCTTTATCGGGCTCGGCATCCAGGTGCCGAACGCCTCGCTCGGCTCGCTCATGAACGACGGCGCGGAGTTCCTGCGCTACGAGCCGTACCTTATATTCATCCCGGCCGTCGTCCTTGCGCTGCTCCTTCTGTGCTTCACGCTCCTCGGCGACGGTCTGCGTGACGCCCTCGACCCGAGGATGCGTCGCTGA